Within Bradymonas sediminis, the genomic segment CACCGGGTTCGGCGAGGAAGGGCTAAAGAGCGGGAATCGCAGCAGATCCTCGGGGGTGCGACGGTCATCTGGTCGATAGGATACTTTCACCGGTATCGGCGTGCCGGGCGCGCCATAATAGTCGCCGGCCGGCACGCCGTTGCTGCCCGCGAGCAGGGTTTGCCCAACCATCATCGGCGAGATGCCCAATTCGAGGGCCTTTAATTCGTCGACCTCGATGCGCCCCTGGCGTTGGTCGAGGCGCCAATTTCGCATCGGTGAGACCACGGAGTCGACCCCGGAGATGCGCTTCAGGACGCGCTCTCCGTAGAGGTCCAATACCAGCGGGTCTTCGCCGCTGATGCGCACGATGATGGGCGCCGATGTGGTCGCCTTGGCGGTGTTCCCGAGCTCGCGCACCGTCGCGGCGCGTATTCCTGGGATGCGCGCCAGGCCCTCGCGCACCCGCGCCTCAATCTGCCAGACACTCTCGTCGCGCTGGTTTCGATCGCTGAGCGTCACGGTGATAAAGCCCTGCGTCGGCCCTTGCACGCCGAAGGAGGAGAACGAGCGCATCCCCTGCTCAAAGCCCACCTGGGATTGAATGAGCTTCACCTCCCGCTCGGCGGCGAGCAGCTTCTCGACTTCCATGACGACTCGCTCGGTTTGGCGCAACGAGGAACCGGTGGACGTCTCAAGCGAGACGAAGAAGCTGCCGCTGTCCATCTGCGGCAGGACGCTCATACCCAGTGAGCGAATCCCCAGGACGCCGCCGCCCACCATCCCAAGGGCGAGCACGATTATGGCGGGGCGAAAGCGCAGGCTGACCTTTAGGATGAACAGATAGAAAAGCTTCAACTTCTCCATCAGGAACGCAAAAGGCGTCGAGACGATATAGGCGACGCGGTCGATGCGCCCGCCGCTTCCGGCATAGATCGAGAAGAGCGGCACCAGGATCAGCGCGACCGCGATCGACGAAATAAAGGTCAGCAAAAGGGTGAGCGCGAGCGGGCCGAAGGTCTTGCCGACGAAGCCCGATAAGAAGAGCAGGGGCACCAGCACCGCGATATTGGTGGTCGTGCCGCCGAGCACCGCCCCGCGGATCTCGTCGGCGCCCGCGATGGCGGCCTCGCGCGGGCTAAGCCCCTCGTCCTCGCGGCGGCGCGTGATATTTTCGAGCACCACGACCGAGTTGTCGATGACGATGCCGACCGCCAGGATGATCGCCGACAGGGTGACCAGGTTGAGCTCGATGCCCAGGACCTTCATCAGCGCGAAGGTCATGCCGAAGGCCAGGGGCATCGTGAGCGCGACCAGGAGCGAGGTGCGCCACTGGCGCAAAAAGAAGAACATCAAGATGGCGGTGAAGATGATCGCCTGCCAGATATTTCCGATGAGGTTGTCGACCGAGGTCTGGGCAAAGCTTGCGCTCTCTTCACCTTCGATAAACTCAACCCCTTCATAAAACCCCTCCAACTGCGCGATGCTCGCCTGCGCGCGCCGGACGACGTCCACGGTATTTGCCTCGGTGGTCTTAAAGACCTGCATGGCGATGACCTGTCTGCCGTTGAGCCGGAAGCGCGAGTCGTCTTCGGCGGCGGCGTTTCGGATGGTGGCCAGGTCGCCGAGCAAAATATGCGAGCCGCCGGGCGTGGCGATGGGGATGCGCGCCAGGTCCGCGATGGAGTCGGCGCGGGTGTCGACCCGAAAGATCGTCTGGGTCGACTCGCTGCGAATCATGCCGGCCGGGCTCATCGCGTTTGAGGCGCGAAGGCTCTCGACCACCCGCGCCAGCGGGACGCGCGCGGCTTCGAGTTTTCGGCGATCGAGCTCAACTTCGACGGTCGGCTTGCTCCCGCCGAAGACATCGACTGCCGCGACGCCGGGGACGCGCTGCAGGCGCGCCGCGATGGTGTCTTCGGCGAGCTTTCGGGCGCGCGTGAGGTCATCGGCGGCCACGCCAAAGGTGATGATGGGGCGGTCGGCGGTCGAGAATTTGAGGACCTGCGGCTCGCGAATCCCCGGGGGGAGGTCGCCGCGAATACGCGCGATGGCGTTCTGGGTGTCGACCGCGGCGAGGTCCGGGTCCCGGTCATAGACGAACTCGACCGACACCATCGAGAGGTTGTCCTGAGACGAGGATTTAACCTTCACGACACCCTCAAGCGCCGCAAATTCTTCTTCGAGTCGGCGGCTAAGGTCCTCTGCGATATCTTCGGCCGCAGCGCCCGGGTAGGCGGTGATCACATTGACCAGGGGAGGGGCGGTATCGGGGAAGAGTTGGACGGGAAGCTGTTTATAGGCGATGAGCCCAAAGATGGCGACGGCGAGGGTAAGTGCCCAGATTGTATGGTGATTTTTGATGATCCATCGAGTCATGGCAGCACCTCATCGCCGGCAACTGAGTCGAGCGACTGTGAGTCGACGGCGAAAACGCGCGCGCCGTCTTTAAGCATATCGAGGTTGCTCACGGCGACCTTGGCATCTGCGGCGATATCCGCGCTCACCTGGACCCAGCCGTCTTCTCGAATGCCCGGCTCGACGGCGACCTCGCGGGCGCTGCCGGCGTCGACGACGAAGACGGCGCTTTTTGCGCCGAATTCCCAGAGCGCGTTTTCGGGGATCGCCAGCGTGTTCATTTGCTCCTCGAGCACAAAATCGACGCGGGCCGCCATGCCCGATTGAAGGCTGCTTGGAGCGTCTTCTGGCAGGTGAATGCGGACCTCGGTGGTGCGCCCAGGGCCCATCGCCAGGGGGGCGACCGCGCTGACGGATAGGTCCAGGAGTTTGGGGCCAAATTGCACGCGCACCGGCGTGCCCGGCTGGATCTTCAGGGCGCGGTCGGTTTGTGCCACCGGGACCCGAATCTCGGTTGCGTCGCCGCCAAAGAGCAATAGCGGCATGCCCGGCATGATATTTTGCCCCGGCTCGGCCAATCGCTGCAGGACTCGCCCGCTCATCGGCGCGTTCTCGCGGGTCTTCTGGTTGCCGACGCGCGCCTCACGTGCGCTCGCGCGCGCAGCATCGAGCGCGGCGGTCGCGGTGTCGCAGGCGCTGCGGCTCATATCGACCTTGCTCTTTGGGATGGCGTCGTCGTCGCCAAGGCTTTGGTCGCGCTCATAGGTGGTACAGCGCAAGTCGCGCTCGGCGCCCACGCGGCGCACTTCGGCGTCGACGCGCGCGATTTTTGCGCTCATTTCGTCGGCAGCGACGATCGCGACGGGTTTCCCCTGGGCGACCTTACTTCCCTCGTCGGCGAGCCACTGCAGTGTGCCGGGAATCCTCGCGAGGATCTTTACCTCGCGTTGGGCGTGCACGGTGCCGATATAGCTGAGCGCATGGCGAAGGTCGCGGCGCAACACAGGGGCGACGCGAATCGCGAGCGGTGGCGTTTGGGCGGTCGGCTGCGGCGCGGCGTCTTCGGTGCTGCACCCCAGATGTGGAAGGGCGAGAAGGGCGCCGAGCAAGAGAATCCGGCTGATCGCGGCGCGCAAGCTGACTTGTAAGCAAGTGTTTGCTTGCAAGGTCTTTGGTCGCGAGCGTTGACTTAATTGCATGCGCATTCGCATTCGATTTACCCCTTTAATAATTGCAGAAGCGTCTTCCAGGTTCGGTTCGCGACGTCTTTGACCGGCGCGTCGAGGGCCTCGTCTTTGGCCGCCAAGAGAATGCTCAAGACCATACCGTTGATCAAAATGACGCCACTCTCGACGTCAGTGTCAGCCGGCAAGTCGCCGTGATCGACCGCCTCCTGGAGGCTGGAGCGCAGAAACTCGCGCCCGCGATTGCGCAGGCTTGAGATGCGTCGCTGGCCCATATCGCCGGCTGCGTGGGCGATCTGGTCGGAGAGCAGCAGCGATAGAAGCGCCGGGTTCGACGCGACGGTCGCCACCCGGCTGGTCAAGAACGCCTCGATGCGCTCGAGCGGTTCGCCCCTGGGCAAAAAGGCGGTGGCCACGAGCATCTCTTCGATGCGGTCGATGACTAGGGCCAGAATCTCGCGCTTGTTTTTGAAGTGGCGAAAGATCGTGCCGTCCTTGATGCCGACCTCTTCGGCGATCTGGGCGGTCGTGAATTTTCGCAACCCCTTCTCGCCGATGATCTTGATGGCCGCGTTGGCGATCTCATGGCGTCTTTCTTCGCTGCTTTTTCGTTTCGTCATCAGGATGCCTTCCGCTAAGCGAGTGAGTGCTTGCTTGTTTAGTATGACGCGTGGACGCGTGCTGTCAAATAGGCTGGCGGCGCAGGAGCGCGCGGATTGACACTCGATACAACGGCGCGTTAGATCGGCCGGCCTCGCAGCTTCTCTGCGCGACGGCAGACCATCTGCAATCAGCGCGTCCTCCAAATCGATGGGGCGGCGCACCCCGAAACTCGAGAATAATATGAGCAACGAATTGAGATCGAAATGCGACGAGTTGGACGCTCGTTTAGCAGAACTCCGGAGGTATCTTTGACTTGCCTCAAAAGCAGGCACGTCTGGAGGAATTAGACGCCATCAGCCAGGACCCGTCGTTCTGGGATGACTCGGACCGCGCGCAGGAGTTAATGCGCGAGCGCGGCGATATTGACTCATTGCTGGGGTCGATGAAGGCCCAGCAAGCCAATATCGACGACGCGCGCGTCTTTATCGAGATGTCCGATGAGCTGGGCGGTGACCCCGAGGCCCTCGAAGAGGCCGGGGCAAAACTGAACCAGACCGAAGAGGCTGTGTTGACCCTGGAGACGCGCCGGATGCTCGGCGGTGAGCTCGACGGCAATAACGCGATCTTCTCGATCAACGCCGGCGCTGGCGGCACCGAGAGCCAGGATTGGGCCTCCATTCTGATGCGTATGTATATGCGCTATATGGAGAAAAAGGGGTTCTCGGTGCAGATCGTCGACGAGCAATCAGGCGACGAGGCCGGCATCAAGCACGTCGACTTCGTGGTCTCCGGCGAGTTCGCCTATGGGTATCTGAAGGCCGAGGCCGGCGTGCATCGTCTGGTGCGCATCAGCCCCTACGACAGCGCGAGTCGGCGCCACACCAGCTTCGCAGCGGTGTCGGTGGCTCCCGAGATTGACGACGATATCGAGGTCGACCTTAAAGAGTCGGATCTTCGCATCGACACCTACCGCGCATCGGGCGCCGGTGGACAGCACGTTAACCGTACCGATTCGGCCGTGCGTATGACCCATATTCCCACCGGCGTGGTGGTTCAGTGCCAGAACGAGCGTTCGCAGCACAAAAACCGCGCGACCGCCATGAAGATGATGCGCGCTCGCCTCTACGAGCTCGAGCTGCGCGAGCGCGAAGCCGCCGCCGCCGCGCAGCATTCTGTGCAGCAGGATGTCGCCTTCGGCAGCCAGATTCGCAACTATGTTCTGCACCCCTATAAGCAGGTCAAAGACCTGCGTACCGGGCTCACGGTCGGCAACGCCGAGGGCGTGTTGGACGGGGATCTTGACCCGTTCGTCGAGGCGTATCTGCTCATGCAGGGCGGAATGGACGATAACGACGAAGCCGACAGCAACTAGGCCGGGATGACTCATCATGCGCTATGAACATTTCATCGGCCTTCGCTATTTGATGGCCAAAAAACGCACCCAGGTCGTGTCGATCATTACGTTGATCTCGATCTGCGGTGTGACGCTGGGCGTGACGGCGATGATCGTCGTGCTCAGCGTGATGGGTGGCTTCAAAAAAGATCTTAAAGATAAGATCTTGGGCACCAAAGCGCATGCGGTCGTCACGCCCGCCGAGGGCGTCGACCTGCTCGACCCGGACGCAATTGCCGAGAGAATCCGCGCCATCGATGGTGTGACCGGGGCCGAGCCTTTTGTGCAATCCGACGTGATGGTCTCAAGCTCCACCAACCTCAGCGGGGTTGTGTTGCGCGGGATTCATCCCAAAAATATCGACGCGGTCAGCGACCTGCGCGCCGATATGGTTGAAGGAGAGCTTGAATATCTGCTGGACCCCAAGCCGCTTCTCGATTCGCTGGCCACGGAGCGAGACAAGCGCATCGACGAGATTCTCAAGCGCGTCAACGGCGGGCGAGATGAGCTCAACGACGCGAAAAAAGCGCTGGAACAGGAACGCAAGGGCGTCGACCCGGTCGAGAACCTCATCGATGAGCTCGAGGAGGAGGGCGGCTTGGACGCAGACGACGCCGAGATGGCCGGCGAGGATATCATGCCGCCCATCTTTGGTGATGCCCCCGAAGATCCGTTCTCGGACTCGGAGGGTTCCGAGGATTCGATGATGCCGTCGATCTTTGGCGACCCCGCCGAGGAAGCGGGCGACAGCGGCTCCGGGCGCACGGACGCCTCGGGCTACGGCGAAATCCCAGGGCTTTTGATCGGCCCCGAATTGGCCAAGAGCCTGCAGGCGGAGCTCGGCACCGAGCTCAACGTCGTCACGCCCGACGGCGGCATTGGCCCCACCGGCTCGATGCCGCGCAGCCGCCCGTTCCGCGTGGTCGGCATCTTCAAGACCGGCATGTACGAATACGACTCGAACTCGGCCTATACCGCGTTCGGCGACGCCCAGGCCTTTCTAAACCGCGCCGGCGCCTCGGGCATCGAGGTCAAGACCATCGACTCCGAGAAGGCCGTGGCGATCGCCGACGTGATTCAGGCGCGCCTGGGGCCGACGGTCGAAGTCCTGGATTGGAAGGAGATGAACTCCAGCCTCTTCTTTGCCCTGGAGCTCGAGAAGATCGGCATGTTTGTGGCGCTGCTTTTCATCATCCTGGTCGCCAGCTTCAGCATCGTCGCGATGCTCATCATGATCGTCATCGAGAAGGGCCGCGACATCGCGATTCTGAAATCAATGGGCGTCCCCGACAGCGGAATCCGCCGGATTTTCATCGTCCAGGGGCTGGTCATCGGCGCAGTCGGTACCGGCGTGGGGCTGCTCATCGGGCTGGCCATCTGCTGGTATTTGAAAGTCTACGGCGTGCCGCTGAACTCGGAAGTCTATTATATCTCCAAATTACCGGTCGAGATTAACCCGACCGAAATTCTGGCGGTGGTCCTGGCCACGCTTGGCATCAGCGGCGCCGCCACCATCTATCCGGCTTATCTGGCCTCTAAACTCAAACCGGTCGACGGATTACGTTATGACTGACGGCACTGACACACTTCTGCAAGCCGCGCCCCAGGGCGAACCGCTTATCGAGATGCGCCAGTTGAGCAAGCGCTATTCGCTGCGCGGCAAGACGCTCACGGTGCTCGAGAAGATGGACTTTAACGTCTTCGGCGGCGACCGCATCGCGATCATGGGGGCCAGCGGGGCGGGTAAAAGTACGCTATTGCAGGTGATTGGTACCCTCGACGAGCCCACCTCCGGCGAGATTGTCTTCGACGGCCAGCAGCTCTTCTCGAAGACGTCGCGTCAGCTGGCGGCGTTTCGAAACCACGAGGTCGGCTTCGTCTTCCAATTCCATCACCTCCTGCCGGAGTTCACGGCGCTGGAGAATGTGATGCTCCCGGGGATGATCGCGCGCCAGAATCGAGAGAAGGTGCGCGCGCGCGCCGAGGAGCTCCTGGCGCAGGTCGGGCTGGCCGAGCGCATGCAGCACCAGCCCGGCGAGTTGTCGGGCGGGGAGCAGCAGCGCGTGGCGATCGCGCGCGCGCTCTTCATGAAACCGCGGCTGCTGTTGGCCGACGAGCCGACGGGAAACCTTGACCTGAAGACCGGGGCTGGGATACACGCAGTGCTGCGGGAGCTTAATGAGGAGACTGGGGTCACCGTGATCATCGCGACCCACGACCCTCGGCTCGCCCAAGAGATGCCGATTCAGCTCAAGCTTGAAAAGGGTCGCTTGTGGGCCATTGAGCCCGGCGACGACCGGGTCCGTGGACGCCTGGCGGATGAATTGATTGATACTGCGCCCTGAATCCGTGTTTAATATCGGATTTTTATGGCCATGAGCGCTGTTGAAATAGGCGCTGATAAATTATCGAATCGTATATGCTGAATGGATGATATAATTGTGCGTGCCGCGCACATAAGGAAACACGTGAGTGTCGCTTTTCGCGCACGCCTCAGGGCGCATCTACATCAAGGCTGTCGCCAACCTCTGCGCAGCAAGCGCCTTGGGGATTTGTCCCTGAGGAGCTCGCTGGTTTTGGGCATTTTTATGCTCATCGCCATGGGGTTCTCTTCTTCGGTCTCCGCTCAATCGCTCCCCGGAGGGGTGGGCGAGCCCACGGACCCACGCGCCAAGGGCATCAACGCACGCGAGCAGGCGAAGCTTGAGAGCTATCGCCCGGTTGGTGACGCGACGGTGCCCAAGGGCAAGGCCGGGCGCGAGGGCCAGACCATCGACGTCATCCAGGTCGTGGGCAACGTTCGGGTTGAGTCCGAGTCGGTGCTCCATAAGGCGACCAGCGCCGTCGGCCAGCCGCTGGATCTTGGGCGCATCTCCAAAGATATCCAATCCATCCACGGATTGGGGTATTTTAACGACGTGCAGGTCGACGCGACCACCACCGACGACGGCCAGCTTGTCGTCTCCTATATCGTCTCCGAGAAGCCGGCGATCGCCGAGATTCGCTACGAGGGCAACGAGGAGCTCGACCTCGAGGATATCGGCGAGGTCGTCGACCTTAAGCGCTTCGCCATCCTCGACATCGCGAAGGTCAAGAATAACGCCGAGAAGATCCGCGAGCTCTATGCCTCCAAGGGCTATTATCTGGCGGAAGTCGACTATAAGCTCAGCCACAAAGAGGGGCGCGAAGACCTGTCGATCGTGACCTTCGAGATCAATGAATTTGCCAAGGTTGAGGTCAAGAAAGTGACCTTCCTGGGCAATGAGAATCTGGGCGACGACGAATTGAGCGCGATTATGGCCACGCGAGAGGGATCGTTTTTGTCCTTCTTAAGCGAAATGGGCACCTTCAAGGAAAAGGAGTTCGAGGCCGACCTTCAGCGCATCACCGCCTTTTATTACAACCACGGTTTCGTCGAGGTCAGCGTTAATATGCCCTCGATTCGCCTGTCTCGCGACAAGCGCTACCTCTATATCACCATCCGCATCGATGAGGGCGACCAGTATTCGGTGGGGAATGTGGACGTGGAGGGCGACCTGCTCAGCGAGCGCGACGAGCTGATGGACCTGGTCTCGTTGGAGACCGACGCGGTCTTTAATTACGGCCAGATGCGCCAGGATATCGAGAGCCTGAGCAATCTGTACCGCAACGCCGGCTACGCCTACGTCAATATCACGCCGCTGACGCGCATGGATTCGACGAACCATACCGTCGACTTGAGCTACGATATCAAGCAGGGCGCGCAGGTCTATTTCGGGCGTATCGAGATCGTCGGCAACCAGAAGACCCGCGATTATGTCATTCGTCGTGAGTTGCGGATCGAGGAGGGCGAGCTCTATTCGGCCGCCAAGATGCGCGCCAGTGAAGCGCGGGTCGGGCGCCTGGGGTATTTCGACAAGGTCGAGATTACCACCCAGCCCGGCGAGCGCCCGGACCTGATTAACGCGCGCATCGAGGTCAACGAGACCCGCACCGGCACCTTCCAGGTCGGCGCCGGTTTCTCGAGCACCGAGAGCTTTATCGCCAACGCCCAGATCTCCCAGGCGAACCTTCTGGGGCGCGGTCAAAACCTGTCGCTCCAATTCCAACTCTCGAGCATCCGCACGCTCTTTAATATCAAATTCACCGAGCCCTGGCTGCTCGGAACGCGGTGGAATTCCTCGGTTAACCTCTATAATTTTGAGTACGCATTCCAGGACTTTATCCGCACCTCGACCGGTGGCGACCTGACCTTTGGGTATCCGCTCTCGGAGGTCTTTGACCTGAACCTCGACGGTGATCTGGTCGCGTCGCTGACCTATAAATTGGAGAATGTCGACATTCAGCCTGGCGGGCGTAATGGCTCGCGCGGTGGCGCGGAGTCGAGCACGCTCTTCCAGGGCGGCTTTACCAGCAGCGTGCGCGGCGGACTCTTTTACGACAACCGCGATAACGTGCGCTTTCCGACCTCCGGGCAATTTCATTCCGGCAAGGTGGAATTTGCGGACCGCCTGGTCACGTTAAGTCAAAACGAATACCTGAAGTTCGACTTCGAGACGCGTTGGTATTTCCCGATCGTGTGGGACTTTGTCTTAAGGCTTCAGGGTGAGTTGGGCTACGTGATGAACCCGGACCCCAAGGGAACGGTCCCGCTCTTTGAGCGTTATTTCGTCGGCGGACCGAGCACCGTGCGCGGTTTTGAGCGCTATACGCTCGGGCCGATTCGGGAGGTCGCCTCGAATTCGAGCGACCCCGGTTCCTCTTTGGACGAGTTCCGTGTCGGCGGCAATAAGAGCCTGGTGTTTACGGCTGAGGTCGAGTTCCCGATCTTCACGGCCGCCGGCATCAAAGGTGTTGTCTTCGCAGATATGGGCAACTCCTTTGATAATGACCAGAAATTTTCCCTGGTCCCGGACCTGCTCGCCGACCCGATTAACGACTATGAGGACGCGCTTCGCACGTCGGCTGGCTTCGGGATTCGATGGTTGAGCCCGATCGCTCCACTTCGTTTTGAATGGGGCTTCCCTTTGTCGCGTCTACGTGGAGAGCAGCCGATGGTCTTCGAGTTTAGTATCGCCAACGCGTTCTAATCGAAGCATCGAAGGCAGAGTTGCCGCGGCCGAAGACGCTCATCGCAATCAATCTTTTTTCTGACTTATTGGAGCAAATATGTTCGCTCAATCTAAAAGCAATCGCTCGTATCTTCACTATCTCCTCCAAATGGCGCTCGGCCTGGTGCTGGTGCTCGGCGTGACCGCCATGAGCGCGCCGGCCTTCGCCGCTGGACCTAAGATCGGCTATGTTGACCTGCAGCGCGCGCTCTCCGAGGTCGCCGAGGGAAAGGCCGCCAAGAAGCGGCTGAAGAAGGACTTTGACGCCAAACAAAAGAAGCTGACCGACAAGCAGAATAGCGTCAAAAAGCTCAAGGACTCGCTTGAGGCCGGCGCCGCCATGATGACCGACGACGCCAAGCGTCAGAAGGCCATGGAGCTGCAGCAGAAGATGGCCGAGTTGCAGCAGCTCTATATGGAGATGCAGCGCGACCTGGCGCAAAAAGAGGGCGAAGCGACGCAGAAGATCTTCAAAAAGATGGAGAAAGTTCTGCGTGGCATCGCCACCGAAAAGGGCTATGATCTCATCCTTGAGAAGAGCGAGTCCTCGGTGCTCTACGCCAAAGACTCGATGGACCTGACCAACGAATTAATCAAACGGTACGATAAATAAGTGAGTATTTCAGCGCGTTATTTTGGCCCGATTCTGCTGGTGTTACTGGCGACCTCCTCATGTGATTGCGAATCGCGTATTCGCTCCATGATTGGCGATAAGGGCAATCGCGTTGAAGAGGCAAAGAAGGCCGAGCAGCGTCGTGCGCCGAGCGAATCCTCGGCGCCGCGCGAGCAAGAGCCGAACGACTTCCCCGCCCAGGCGACCTTGCTCGAATTGGGCGGGGATTTGCGTCCCGTGAAGGGGACCTTGAGCAGCCCCACCGACCATGATTGGTTCGCGCTCACCTCACGCAATGGGGAGTCCTGGCAGGTCGAGCTCACCGTCACACCGACCACGCCCACCCTGGACCTGATGGTCCTCGTCGAAGTCCCGGGCGCGCCCGGCGCGCCCACTGAATATCATATCACCGGGGCCGGCGAGCCCGAGGTCATCCCGATCCTCGCCGTCTCGGAGCAGCCGCAGCGCATTCTGATCCAGAGTGCTCCCGATGGGACCAGCGGCGACTACGAAATCTCCTTTAAAAAGCGACTCGCCGGCGGCGCCATTGAGGCCGAGCCGAATGACGAGGTCGACGCGGCCACCGCGTTCGAAGCCCCCGGGTTGATCGAGGGTTTTTATGACCGCCCCAATGACCGCGATATCTTCTATGTCGCCCCGAGCCGCCTCGACGGGTCGCTGGTGAGCCTGCAAGTCACGCCCATCGATGGCATCGTGCAGACCCTCCAGCTCTTTACGAGCCGGGATTTGCAGACGCCGTATCTGTCGATGCAAATCCCGCCGGATCGCTCCGCCGGCATCCCAAATTTGCGCGTGCCCCAGGGCGCGCTGGGCCTGTGGGTCGTGATGACGGCCGGCGAGAAATTCAACCGCCAGAAGAGCTACCAGCTTCAATTGCTGGCGCACCCGCCGGTCGATAAGGCGCTCGAAGAAGAACCGAATGATGCGGCGGCCTCGGCGCAGCAGATCAAGGTCGGAACGGCGCTGTCGGGGTATTTCCATACGCCCGAAGACGTCGATTATTTTCGCGTCTACGTCGGCACTATCCCGAGCGCCGACGCCCCCGCGGTCGAAGAGAAGCCGGCGGAGGAGCCCACGCCCGAAGTTGGCGAGGGTGAGACCGGTGAGCCGGGCGCAGAAGAGGACGAGGAGGTTGGTGAAACTGCGCAGCCCGTCGACCCTCTGGCGGCCGTCGCTGACAAAGACCCGATTAGGCATCTGTTGCGCGTGACCGCCAAGCCTACGCGCGAAGACGCGCGCATTGGTCTTGCGGTGCAGGGCTCCAGCGACGTGCTCACCTCCCAGCCCGGCGCCGAGGCGATTCTGTGCAACCGAGTCGTCGAGGAGGGCGGATACCTCGAGTTGTCGCTTCGCCCCGTAGAATACCCCGAAGCAGGCCTTCAGCAGGACTTTGACTACGAACTTGTGACCGAGGACCTCGCCAAAATCGAGGGCATCGAAGTCGAGCCGAATGACGCGACCGGGCAGGCCGATAAGTTATTGGAAGGCCAAAAGCGCGTCGGCTTCGTCGCGAGCGCTCAGGATGTCGATGTCTATGCGTTCGCGGTGCCGTTCCCTGCGCCGACGCCCGAGCCCGAGGCGAGTGACTCCGAAGAGGGCCAGGCGCCCGAACTCGACCTATTCGGCAACCCGCGGGGCGCAAAGCCTTCGGCCCCGG encodes:
- a CDS encoding OmpH family outer membrane protein, giving the protein MFAQSKSNRSYLHYLLQMALGLVLVLGVTAMSAPAFAAGPKIGYVDLQRALSEVAEGKAAKKRLKKDFDAKQKKLTDKQNSVKKLKDSLEAGAAMMTDDAKRQKAMELQQKMAELQQLYMEMQRDLAQKEGEATQKIFKKMEKVLRGIATEKGYDLILEKSESSVLYAKDSMDLTNELIKRYDK
- the bamA gene encoding outer membrane protein assembly factor BamA translates to MGIFMLIAMGFSSSVSAQSLPGGVGEPTDPRAKGINAREQAKLESYRPVGDATVPKGKAGREGQTIDVIQVVGNVRVESESVLHKATSAVGQPLDLGRISKDIQSIHGLGYFNDVQVDATTTDDGQLVVSYIVSEKPAIAEIRYEGNEELDLEDIGEVVDLKRFAILDIAKVKNNAEKIRELYASKGYYLAEVDYKLSHKEGREDLSIVTFEINEFAKVEVKKVTFLGNENLGDDELSAIMATREGSFLSFLSEMGTFKEKEFEADLQRITAFYYNHGFVEVSVNMPSIRLSRDKRYLYITIRIDEGDQYSVGNVDVEGDLLSERDELMDLVSLETDAVFNYGQMRQDIESLSNLYRNAGYAYVNITPLTRMDSTNHTVDLSYDIKQGAQVYFGRIEIVGNQKTRDYVIRRELRIEEGELYSAAKMRASEARVGRLGYFDKVEITTQPGERPDLINARIEVNETRTGTFQVGAGFSSTESFIANAQISQANLLGRGQNLSLQFQLSSIRTLFNIKFTEPWLLGTRWNSSVNLYNFEYAFQDFIRTSTGGDLTFGYPLSEVFDLNLDGDLVASLTYKLENVDIQPGGRNGSRGGAESSTLFQGGFTSSVRGGLFYDNRDNVRFPTSGQFHSGKVEFADRLVTLSQNEYLKFDFETRWYFPIVWDFVLRLQGELGYVMNPDPKGTVPLFERYFVGGPSTVRGFERYTLGPIREVASNSSDPGSSLDEFRVGGNKSLVFTAEVEFPIFTAAGIKGVVFADMGNSFDNDQKFSLVPDLLADPINDYEDALRTSAGFGIRWLSPIAPLRFEWGFPLSRLRGEQPMVFEFSIANAF